One segment of Podarcis muralis unplaced genomic scaffold, rPodMur119.hap1.1 HAP1_SCAFFOLD_131, whole genome shotgun sequence DNA contains the following:
- the LOC144324868 gene encoding uncharacterized protein LOC144324868 isoform X1: MESNVLSRLLTPTQASLARSKSAATLSADGQDPSAPGSAVSSPAHAPKVPMRSRSTDRLKAAGSPSGNVSPEMAQKSEPAKQPSSTSKRAPSPSLPGPRRSPSPANVGKRAPSPAAIRQKSHPSSPKRLWPPSPVLVSKPAPIQRPSITPNVLNVAKKQSDPVCRPKERLEDPEGQDPGPAAMLHPSSERELAAAAPKTKEEPPASYTFLPELPPSIFGPSSPAASPFCPQDFQPASSVARKILFGYDPMSRIRAPSRSSGDSPTTPFHTDLMDGTCSPSMLPPPRDLGEDQGAKGGFLRNFALEASRQGDGVAVSPLRCFNFPSPQRIGPGYIYTSRSTISRRLPNNQPVTMATDPYVLEKLLHTFQTMRCSVDNISQELRVLNTHLADLSHHFSTLPHPSHSPHNGPEYYG; the protein is encoded by the exons ATGGAGAGCAACGTGCTCAGCCGCCTGCTTACCCCCACCCAGGCCTCCCTAGCTAGGAGTAAAAGTGCCGCCACTTTATCAGCTGATGGCCAAGATCCCTCAG CTCCCGGCAGTGCTGTCAGTTCCCCGGCCCACGCACCCAAAGTGCCCATGCGCAGCCGCAGCACAGACCGACTGAAGGCGGCCGGCTCTCCGTCGGGAAACGTTTCGCCAGAAATGGCGCAG AAATCGGAGCCCGCAAAGCAGCCCTCGTCTACCAGTAAACGCGCTCCGTCGCCATCTTTGCCCGGTCCCAGGcggtctccctctcctgccaacgtGGGTAAACGCGCTCCGTCTCCAGCCGCAATCAG ACAAAAGTCTCATCCAAGTTCACCCAAAAGACTGTGGCCACCATCTCCTGTTTTGGTCTCCAAACCAGCACCAATTCAGCGCCCGTCCATCACCCCGAACGTCCTTAACGTTGCCAAAAAGCAAAGTGACCCAGTGTGCCGACCAAAGGAGAGGTTGGAGGATCCCGAGGGTCAGGATCCTGGCCCGGCGGCCATGCTGCACCCCTCCTCGGAGAGAGAACTGGCTGCAGCTGCTCCAAAGACCAAAGAAG AGCCTCCGGCCTCCTACACCTTCCTGCCTGAGTTGCCACCCTCCATCTTCGGCCCCTCGTCTCCCGCTGCCTCGCCTTTCTGCCCTCAGGATTTCCAGCCCGCCTCCTCCGTCGCAAGGAAGATCCTTTTCGGATACGATCCGATGTCCCGGATTCGCGCTCCCTCTCGCTCCTCAGGCGACTCTCCTACTACCCCTTTCCACACCGATTTAATGGATGGCACCTGCTCCCCAAGCATGCTTCCTCCGCCTCGGGATCTCGGGGAAGACCAGGGAGCTAAGGGTGGTTTCCTGCGCAACTTTGCTCTGGAAGCTTCACGGCAGGGAGATGGGGTGGCTGTCAGCCCTCTCCGGTGCTTTAATTTCCCATCCCCTCAGAGGATCGGCCCAGGTTATATTTATACCTCCCGTTCCACTATCAGTCGGAGGTTGCCAAATAACCAGCCGGTGACTATGGCGACAGACCCCTATGTTCTGGAGAAATTGCTCCACACCTTCCAAACCATGCGGTGCAGCGTTGACAACATCAGCCAGGAGCTCAGGGTGCTGAACACCCACCTAGCCGATCTCTCGCACCACTTTAGCACACTGCCTCATCCTAGCCACTCTCCACACAATGGCCCCGAATACTATGGCTGA
- the LOC144324868 gene encoding uncharacterized protein LOC144324868 isoform X2: MRSRSTDRLKAAGSPSGNVSPEMAQKSEPAKQPSSTSKRAPSPSLPGPRRSPSPANVGKRAPSPAAIRQKSHPSSPKRLWPPSPVLVSKPAPIQRPSITPNVLNVAKKQSDPVCRPKERLEDPEGQDPGPAAMLHPSSERELAAAAPKTKEEPPASYTFLPELPPSIFGPSSPAASPFCPQDFQPASSVARKILFGYDPMSRIRAPSRSSGDSPTTPFHTDLMDGTCSPSMLPPPRDLGEDQGAKGGFLRNFALEASRQGDGVAVSPLRCFNFPSPQRIGPGYIYTSRSTISRRLPNNQPVTMATDPYVLEKLLHTFQTMRCSVDNISQELRVLNTHLADLSHHFSTLPHPSHSPHNGPEYYG; the protein is encoded by the exons ATGCGCAGCCGCAGCACAGACCGACTGAAGGCGGCCGGCTCTCCGTCGGGAAACGTTTCGCCAGAAATGGCGCAG AAATCGGAGCCCGCAAAGCAGCCCTCGTCTACCAGTAAACGCGCTCCGTCGCCATCTTTGCCCGGTCCCAGGcggtctccctctcctgccaacgtGGGTAAACGCGCTCCGTCTCCAGCCGCAATCAG ACAAAAGTCTCATCCAAGTTCACCCAAAAGACTGTGGCCACCATCTCCTGTTTTGGTCTCCAAACCAGCACCAATTCAGCGCCCGTCCATCACCCCGAACGTCCTTAACGTTGCCAAAAAGCAAAGTGACCCAGTGTGCCGACCAAAGGAGAGGTTGGAGGATCCCGAGGGTCAGGATCCTGGCCCGGCGGCCATGCTGCACCCCTCCTCGGAGAGAGAACTGGCTGCAGCTGCTCCAAAGACCAAAGAAG AGCCTCCGGCCTCCTACACCTTCCTGCCTGAGTTGCCACCCTCCATCTTCGGCCCCTCGTCTCCCGCTGCCTCGCCTTTCTGCCCTCAGGATTTCCAGCCCGCCTCCTCCGTCGCAAGGAAGATCCTTTTCGGATACGATCCGATGTCCCGGATTCGCGCTCCCTCTCGCTCCTCAGGCGACTCTCCTACTACCCCTTTCCACACCGATTTAATGGATGGCACCTGCTCCCCAAGCATGCTTCCTCCGCCTCGGGATCTCGGGGAAGACCAGGGAGCTAAGGGTGGTTTCCTGCGCAACTTTGCTCTGGAAGCTTCACGGCAGGGAGATGGGGTGGCTGTCAGCCCTCTCCGGTGCTTTAATTTCCCATCCCCTCAGAGGATCGGCCCAGGTTATATTTATACCTCCCGTTCCACTATCAGTCGGAGGTTGCCAAATAACCAGCCGGTGACTATGGCGACAGACCCCTATGTTCTGGAGAAATTGCTCCACACCTTCCAAACCATGCGGTGCAGCGTTGACAACATCAGCCAGGAGCTCAGGGTGCTGAACACCCACCTAGCCGATCTCTCGCACCACTTTAGCACACTGCCTCATCCTAGCCACTCTCCACACAATGGCCCCGAATACTATGGCTGA